One Roseburia rectibacter DNA window includes the following coding sequences:
- a CDS encoding aminotransferase class V-fold PLP-dependent enzyme: protein MEEIYLDNAATTFPKPECVYQAMDEIARTGAVNAGRGSYVLARNASGLIEDTRKQIKELAGADDVAEVVFTASATFACNLILGGLEWKQTDVVYVSPFEHNAMMRVLHYYQKQYGFKIIELALDQNKLEMDLPQIKFQFTREHPTVVILSHVSNVTGYILPIDEITEYAKKYGAVVAVDGSQALGLVPVKLKDNGIDFYVFAGHKTLYGPFGVGGFISKGNITLKPFLAGGTGSDSLNPDMPGQMPGMLEPGSQNIVAIAGLHAALADGCDRKTELTRERELAEHLSRHLEEIDGVFIYFPKDKEKCTGIVSFSIDGYRADEVGMLLDEDYHIAVRTGYQCAPLIHKYLKDEKYGGVVRVGIGRFTKKSELAALINAIKEIAEG, encoded by the coding sequence ATGGAAGAAATTTATCTTGATAATGCAGCGACAACGTTTCCAAAACCAGAATGTGTATATCAGGCAATGGATGAAATAGCACGAACTGGTGCTGTCAATGCGGGCAGGGGTTCTTATGTGCTTGCACGAAACGCATCTGGTCTGATCGAAGACACGAGAAAACAGATTAAAGAGCTTGCAGGAGCAGATGATGTAGCAGAGGTTGTATTTACAGCCTCTGCTACGTTTGCATGTAACCTGATTTTAGGAGGACTTGAGTGGAAACAGACGGATGTAGTTTATGTTTCCCCGTTTGAACACAATGCCATGATGCGTGTACTGCATTATTATCAGAAACAATATGGATTTAAAATCATTGAGCTTGCGTTAGATCAAAACAAATTAGAAATGGATCTTCCACAGATTAAATTTCAGTTTACGAGAGAACATCCAACTGTTGTTATTTTGAGTCATGTCAGCAATGTAACTGGGTATATTCTGCCAATTGATGAGATAACAGAATATGCAAAGAAGTATGGAGCAGTTGTAGCAGTAGATGGTTCCCAGGCACTTGGACTTGTACCTGTAAAACTGAAGGACAATGGGATTGATTTTTATGTTTTTGCTGGACATAAAACATTATATGGACCATTTGGGGTCGGTGGATTTATCAGTAAAGGGAATATTACTCTAAAACCGTTTCTTGCGGGTGGAACAGGCAGTGATTCATTAAATCCTGATATGCCGGGGCAAATGCCGGGAATGTTAGAGCCGGGAAGCCAGAATATAGTTGCGATTGCGGGATTGCATGCAGCCTTGGCAGATGGGTGTGACAGAAAAACGGAATTAACAAGAGAAAGAGAGCTTGCAGAACATCTGAGCAGACATCTTGAAGAAATAGATGGAGTTTTCATATACTTTCCAAAGGATAAGGAAAAATGCACGGGAATTGTTTCTTTTTCTATAGATGGATACCGTGCAGATGAAGTAGGAATGTTACTTGACGAAGATTATCATATAGCAGTCCGAACCGGCTATCAATGCGCACCGTTGATCCATAAATATCTGAAAGATGAAAAATATGGTGGTGTAGTCCGTGTGGGAATCGGACGTTTTACAAAGAAGAGTGAGTTAGCTGCATTAATTAATGCGATAAAGGAAATTGCGGAAGGATGA